Within Solea solea chromosome 1, fSolSol10.1, whole genome shotgun sequence, the genomic segment GACGTCCCGCCCTCCCATCAGCGGCCACGCCCCTAGAGACGGACAGGCCGCCACGGTGCTGCAGTGGCATCCGGCCATCACCGGGTTCCGCGCccagagagaaataaaggaaGAGTAGGACGGACCATGTGAGCGAGGTGGCGAGGCAGCCGTAACAGAAGTACCTCAGCGTGACACTGGCCATGGTGGCCGAGAGAGCATCGCCTTACATTAcgctgctgagagagagacagacagacacatttgtTTCATTGTTGCCTCTGTTTATTTTAGGATAATTAATAATTTCCCTCATTGATTAGaacgttttattttttatgatgatgtcatagtatttactataaaattaaaatgttttgttgctgctgctgctgcaaaggaTAATGGGACGACAGTGTCTCCTTTACTTCAGTGAAGGACGCTTCATTGTCTCCTAGGCAGAAGGAGATAAGAGAGGAAGCGTCAAGGTTCTTTTCCTCAGGTGAGTTCAGTCAGCAAAAGCTTCCGATTGGCCCACAgctcatgtgactgtgtgtgtgtgtgtccaaaccTGAGACAGCTCTGACCAATCAGGAGAAGgtgtcatgtgatcacatgacatGCTGAGTCAATCATTCCCTCATCTATCATGTGAGctctgggtcaaaggtcacaggtgCCTAAGGTGCTTTGACTAAACTTCCTTAACCGATAATAAATATTTCTTAACTTTAAAAAGACTCATTAAATACTTAAGTGAGACGTTTAAGGTAAAGGATAAGTGGTATCCGGTTTAAGTATTAAAAGATGGTAACGCAGCAAAATGCGGAGGAACAAAAgcaaacctttatttaaaatgctgccattttaaaatgatcttCTCACAGAACAAGCTGCTCGTAAACGGTTATGAAACTAATGCATGGTTGTCATTACGGACAGTGTTTTCATAAGTTCGGCTCATATCCACACACTTTATTGATTATTACTCAGGCTCAGATCACAGAATAACATCAGTTTGACTgagcggctgcagcagcagagaagcagCGGAACGAAACATAAACTCCGGGTTATTCACGTGTTTACATATGTTTACATGAGTCTGGGTCATAGCCGAATTAAAGAGGAGAAAGGACACTTTACTGTTTATTTGACAGAGATTCTGTTTGTTCTCTAAAAACTGAGTTAAACTCAACGAGGAGCGAATAACAGTGACGGACGGGCATAGACCTGTCCAATAAAGGAACCCGCTAGCATCTCGAGCATTAGCAGCGCTCAGTGTAATGTTGTACGTGTTTAGCTTTAACTCTCACTTGCGTCGTTTTCTCGCGACACTTCGCTCGCAGGTTAAACTCTACTCACGGCTCGTTAGTGTATTTGCTCAGCGGCACTTCGGAGCAGCGGGTCCAGGGCTGTACGTTAGCAGTTAGCCACCGCTGAGGCTAAAAGCACTCGTTTTTCGGACGAAGTTGTGAATGTAGCTCCTGTTTACTGTCGTCACAGGCACAAGTTCCCCCCACTTACTGTCCACTCTGACACGTGACTTCTGCTCTGTACTGTCACAATAagacgaaacacacacacacctggagaactttcaaagtaaaaccgAGGTAGCGGGTGTTGTGCTCATAGATATGGTTGTGCCCACCAGGAGGCGGAAGTGAACTGTGTCAGTTACAAATAACATGACAACGCTGCCGTTCGTGACATTACGGTAACGTCACCTCCGTCATTTACGGTAAAATGACAGGAGCGGGAAGTGAAGTGAGATCAacacggagagaaagagaagcgAGGGAGAAGAATGAGTGAAAGCGGCGCtcaggtgaatgagtgaacatgTCAATGTTACATTTGATAAATAATGTTAACATTATTGTTGATGTTTGacctctttttatttatttatttattcatgtagtTATGGTTCTGGCGAGTTTCAATGTCGTCCAATGTAAAAGCCTGAAAAACGGcagcatttcaaagtaaaagtcctCGTGAAGTGAATCAGCTAATGCTAAGAATGAAGCTAACACTACTGCTGAGAGTAATGCTAACAATGTTACTGACGATAATGCTAAAACTAATGCTGATAGTGAAGCAGACATAATGCTATGTGTTAACAGGTGTTAGCTCGGACAAAAGCTCGTCGTTGTCTCACAGACATTGAACCTCGTCTGTTTCCTGGCAACGGTGGACCAGACCACGGTGACTTACCACACCCACTTCCTGTCGGCTAAtagttcatgtgtttgtgtgacagagaATAACAATGTTGTCGTCATGGGAACCAAGTTAACCATGGCTGACATGTCACTGTTTGTGTGACAGAGAATAACAATGTTGTCGTCATGGGAACCAAGTTAACCATGGCTGACATGTCAGGGTCACATGATcagcttctgtttgtgttttcaggtgaagTCGTGGAAGTATGCGGCCCTGagaggacaggtgtgtgtgtgtgtgtgtgtgtgtgtgtgtgtctgtctgtctgtttgtctgtgtgtgtgtgtgtgagagagagagtgtgtgtggtgctctctgtaatgtgtgtgtgtgtgtgtgtgtctgtgtgtgtcaggtaaGACAGAGCTACTCTATCACCTCCTCTGTCGTTGTGTTCTGCCAAAGAGCGCCGGTGGACTGGAGGTGGACGTCATGTTTGTGGACACAGATTATAGTCTGGACATGTTTCGACTGGTCAGCATCATAGACAGCAGACTGACCACAGGTACCTACGCGCGCacgtacgcacgcacacatacactggtggtagagtggctcagtggttaagaccggtcggtacactgtgtgtgaaagacaccatggtcgcaagttcaactccacccctggctgattgtactcaattccattgtaagtcgctttggataaaagtgtctgctaaatgacatgtaatggaTATGTAATGGTGTGGTGCCCCCGTCAGGACAAACTCCACTTATTAGTCAAACAAATAATCAGGGTGTAATTAAATCTACAGCCTGTAGGGGGCAGTTCTGTGTCAGtgactttctgtgtgtgtgtgtgtgtccagctctctcgccctctgctggttcaGATGAGGAGGTGCTGCGTTCGTGTCTGTCTCGTCTCCTGGTCGtccactgctcctcctcctcccagctcctcctcaccctccacTTCCTGGAGAACTCCTTCTCATCACGACCAGGCCTCGCTCTCCTCCTTATTGACAGTATCTCTGCCTTCTATTGGTTGGATCGCTGTGAGGGAGGGGCCAGCTTTTCCAAGCAGGAAGAGAAGCTCAGCAAGTGTTCGGAGCTCCTGGGACGACTGCTCAGGTGATCTTCATGCATTAGTAGGTTCCAGTGGTTCATGAGGTGCTTCTAGTGTTTCTGTAGGAGAAGTTCTCAGTACTCGTATGTTCTCGAGGTTTTAGCAGGAACtgaagagattaaagtcatcaCTTGGGGAGAGAACTAGTGATCCGTTAGGGTTCAGCAGGGTTCCATTATGTGGGTGTTCTCAGTGAGCAGGCTCTGGAGGTTCAATGATGACTTCTGGTCCTGTAGGTCTGGTATGTTCTTACTGTAGGTTTGTGGATAAATAAGTGGTTACTGAGACACGTCTGGTTGACACTGAAGGCTATGGTGTCAGGACTTTGAGAAGTTTAACGGGAGTTTGTTTAGATGACGGAACAGAACCAACCACAGATCTTTTGAACGTTGTCGCTGTAACCGTGTGTATGTACTGACctgtggctcctcctcctcagggaTTACAGAATCACTGTCTTTGCCACCTGCCATGCCATCAGGAGGATCCACAGTGGaccgtcttcctcctcctcctcctcagactcTGACCGTCCGTACCTCTGTCGCTCTTGGCAACGTCTGGTGACCCACCGGCTGCTGTGCTCCCGACAGGCCAGCAcagcaggaggcagcagagagcagaggacGCGGCAGATCTTCACTGtccactgctcctcctccactggGACAAAGGCTCACAGAATCAGCTCCTTCCATGTAACAGATGGAGGAGTGGACTTCACCTGAACTgtggttgttgttattttatgaaCTTCAGGAGGTTTTCTGAGACTGAATGACCTGCTTTGTTCATGAGTTCTGGAGGTTTGTAGTGGATCAGAGAGTCCACGGGTCATCAGAACTAAGGTTCTGCAGGTTTAGGATGTTAGATGTTCTTTTAAGTGGTTTGCTGGTGTTCTAACAATGGCACGTGTGTTAAAATGTTCCTGAACCTTCATGAGGTTCTTCAGGTTGTCATGCTGATGGAGGATGttgttcctgtttgtctctttcAGGTTCTCATGGTCAGTTAATAAAAGTTctgatttaatgtgtttttgtctttattatgaaaataaacactgttaTTTCGTGTAGCTGCTGTTTTGTACCCTGTTAAGCAGCAGTCCGGGTCCTCGTAGATCCAGTCCGGGTCTTCAGGTCTGATGACACAGACCGCTTCACCAGAGCAGTCTCCATGAATCCCTCCGCGGGGTCAGACACACTTTTTTACACAACACTAACAAATGAGCAGAATGTGACGCAGACACGGACACAGCGACGTCCCGTGAACGCTCATCACGGTGTAACCGATGACCCGGGCCCGGTGAGCGGTCCCGCTGTTCCGCGCTGTGATACGCTGAGCGGGCCCTACTTCTCCTGCTGGCGCTGACAGGCGGTGCTTCGGTCGCTCCCAAACATGGCCTCCATGACGGAGCGACCGCTTCAACTTTAATTTTTCTCCACTTTTCGGATGAAAATCGTGTTTTTTTGCTTGTACGATGTTCGGGAATGTTCGGTCGCGCACTCTCAACATGTCGGAGCTGTGAAGGACCGCGCCGCCGCATGTGAACGCGTCGCTTTAACTTAAAGctggagaggaaaaagagaatCGCATCAAATCAGTAAGGACATGTTTGTGTCTCCTGTCCACACCTGAGCAGCTTTTCACGGTGTCCTCGTGTCCTCCGCTGCCGCCGCTAACCTGACGCCGCTCGGTTAGCGGCACCGCGGCGGAGAAGAAACGCACGCGCTGCTGGGATGCGCTAGTTTTCGCTGCTACTAGCTTAcgtgctaatgctaatgctaacagagACTGGGCGGTCCGGGTAAGCTAACTGCTAACAGCTTCATTCACATCAGCTGCAGGTGTTAGCAGTTTAAAGGTTCGGCTGGTTGGTGAGTTAGTTAACGTCATGAGTTATCTAAGTTAACCACTGTTAGATTTAGTTACAGTGTTTGGATCATCTGATAATCGTCATCGATCCATCTGTTCATGATTACTCATCTGTTATTCTGATAGTTAATGAAGCACGTGACTGAAACAGTGAGCGCTCATCGATCACTGATCAACACACTTCACAATGCTAACCTTATGTTTACTATGTTTTGATATATATCAATACTAGTGAGTACAGGTCAGTATGTGTTAGTATAGGTCAGTACCAGTAAGTATAGGTCAGTACTAGTGAGTACGGGTCAGTATGTGTTAGTACAGGTAAATACTAGTGAGTACAGGTCAATATGTGTTAGTATAGGTCAGTACTAGTTAATACAGGTCAGTATGTGTTAGTATAGGTCGGTATTAGTCAGCATTAGTAAGTACAGGTCAGTATTGGTGAGTATAGTTTGGTATTAGTCAGTATTAGTAAGTACAGGTCAGTATTGGTGAGTATAGTTTGGTACCTGTCAGAATTGGTTAGTCTAGGTCAGTATTGGTTAGTACAGTTCTGTCCAGTAATGATAACAGAATTGTTAACTCGAAGAATTGATGAAAATGTTGACCTTTAAGAAAAATCAGAGACTAGTTCACTCAAACTGTTTAATTAGTTATCAAATGGTtggtgattcatttaataattgattgatCGACACAGCCCCGTTTCTGTTTATGCAACCTTTAACTAGTCCTGGTTATGTTGACCAGTGTTGAGTCTTGAACTAGTGCTGGTTATTTTGAACAGTGTTGAGTCTTGAACTAGTGCTGGTTATGTTGACCAGTGTTGAGCCTTGAACTAGTCCTGGTTATGTTTACCAGGGTTGAGACTTGAACTAGTCCTGGTAATGTTTACCAGGGTTTAGTCTTGAACTAGTCCTGGTTATGTTGACCAGTGTTGAGTCTTGAACTAGTCCTGTTATGTTAACCAGTGTTTAGTCTAGAACTAGTCCTGGGTATGTGAACCAGTGTTTATCTTGGTCAGAACGTGGTAACGATGATCAGAGATTATTGATCATCTAATGATTAATAcggtgagataaaaaaaaacttttataaacgacctt encodes:
- the xrcc2 gene encoding DNA repair protein XRCC2 isoform X1 — encoded protein: MSESGAQVLARTKARRCLTDIEPRLFPGNGGPDHGEVVEVCGPERTGKTELLYHLLCRCVLPKSAGGLEVDVMFVDTDYSLDMFRLVSIIDSRLTTALSPSAGSDEEVLRSCLSRLLVVHCSSSSQLLLTLHFLENSFSSRPGLALLLIDSISAFYWLDRCEGGASFSKQEEKLSKCSELLGRLLRDYRITVFATCHAIRRIHSGPSSSSSSSDSDRPYLCRSWQRLVTHRLLCSRQASTAGGSREQRTRQIFTVHCSSSTGTKAHRISSFHVTDGGVDFT
- the xrcc2 gene encoding DNA repair protein XRCC2 isoform X2; the encoded protein is MISFCLCFQVKSWKYAALRGQSAGGLEVDVMFVDTDYSLDMFRLVSIIDSRLTTALSPSAGSDEEVLRSCLSRLLVVHCSSSSQLLLTLHFLENSFSSRPGLALLLIDSISAFYWLDRCEGGASFSKQEEKLSKCSELLGRLLRDYRITVFATCHAIRRIHSGPSSSSSSSDSDRPYLCRSWQRLVTHRLLCSRQASTAGGSREQRTRQIFTVHCSSSTGTKAHRISSFHVTDGGVDFT